The Castanea sativa cultivar Marrone di Chiusa Pesio chromosome 11, ASM4071231v1 genome contains a region encoding:
- the LOC142614730 gene encoding uncharacterized protein LOC142614730, whose amino-acid sequence MSETMSGSENWLQFYQQQNLSTSQMSDSTIVTTTVTSSSMLNSPIGSGNNSGTNTGHLSPEGRVSKPIRRRSRASRRTPTTLLNTDTSNFRAMVQQFTGGPSAPFASGAHHGAPPNFGFALGTNRQAHHHPAMMLPPTGHGFHLQPQQQLLYPHHHHQQQGQQQYMFSLGNNSSNSTHHGQDHALLQRLGSSRPSSNMGSVVSDGFVIEGVGVPSSSQVPPASTVRPSNESRSNSFLF is encoded by the coding sequence ATGAGTGAAACCATGTCTGGCTCTGAAAACTGGCTCCAGTTCTATCAGCAACAAAACCTCTCTACTTCTCAGATGTCTGATTCCACAATTGTGACCACCACTGTCACTTCCTCTAGCATGTTGAATAGTCCAATTGGGTCCGGCAATAATTCTGGCACAAACACTGGTCACTTGAGCCCAGAAGGTCGTGTATCCAAGCCCATACGTAGGAGATCCAGGGCCTCTAGACGAACCCCAACAACTTTACTCAACACAGACACTTCAAATTTCAGAGCCATGGTGCAACAATTCACTGGAGGTCCTAGTGCACCCTTTGCCTCAGGAGCGCACCATGGTGCACCACCAAACTTTGGTTTTGCATTAGGAACCAACCGTCAAGCTCATCATCATCCAGCAATGATGTTACCTCCTACAGGTCATGGATTTCATTTACAGCCTCAACAACAGTTACTATaccctcatcatcatcatcagcagCAAGGCCAGCAGCAATACATGTTTTCTCTAGGAAACAATAGTAGTAATAGTACACATCATGGTCAAGATCATGCTCTTCTTCAAAGACTTGGAAGCTCAAGACCCAGTAGTAACATGGGATCAGTAGTCTCTGATGGGTTTGTGATTGAAGGTGTTGGTGTTCCATCTTCCTCACAAGTACCTCCTGCTTCAACTGTTAGGCCCTCCAATGAGAGTAGGAGTAACAGTTTcttgttttga